The Geminocystis sp. NIES-3708 genomic sequence ATACCGCTACCAATCCATGCCGTTAACCATAATTGCCAAGAATTATTATCAGGTTTGTGGTGAGTAAAACCAAAGTAACGAAGAATATAAAATACTAAAAAGACAACGACAATGGCACTTAAAGCCACAGGAAATCTTGCCGCCCATTCTGTAACACCAAATATTTTAAAACTTAATGCTAAAAACCAATAACCCCCCGCAGGATAAGAATAAAAATAATTATTATTCCAATGAGGACTAATCCAATTATTAGTTAAAACCATCTGCCGAGCTACTTCTACATATAAAGCCTCAGTTTTATCAATCAAGCCAATATTACCAAGATTAGCTAAAAAAGCAATCCAACTAATTAACAATAAACCAAGAATGGAAATAATCCATAATTTTTTTGGCTGTTTTCGTAATAATTCTTCATTAAATTGCACAAATTTTCTCCTTCACTAACTGAATATATATCCGATTAATTGTTAATTATTTATGTATGGTTAATTATTAATTACTTTTACTACTTTTTAGCAAAGTAATTGACAAACTAAACATGATGTATCCTATAGTATAAGAAGCTAAAATATCTGTCACCCAATGCACTCTTAAATAAGCACTACTAATACCCATTAAAATAATTAAAAAAGTAGCAATAAAATAGAAATAATTTTTAAATTTAGGAAAAGATTGAGAGAAAATATAAGCTAATAAAAAGTATAATAATAAATTACCAGAAGCATGACCACTGGGAAAACTATTACCGAAAGCATTTTCTACTAAACGATTATCAGGGCGAGGAATATCAAAAAAAGGCTTAAGAATTTTGTCGATTAAAATTAAAATAGATAAAGTCGATAAAGCAATAACTTGTGCTTCTTCCCAATATTTTTTCCACAGTAAAAAGCCTAAACTAAATAAGACAATAAATACCGCAACTTCCGCTTCACCAATAAAGTAAGAAGCCTTAGCAATATAAATAAACCAACTAGGTAAAATTCTATGAATTGTGGTTAATAAGTTATTATCAAACGTCTTTAGTTTTCCCGTTAATACTAAATGACTTAAAATGATAAAAAAAGATAATGCTATACTAGAAAAAAACAGATTAATTTTATTTATATGCTGAAAAAAGTTTTTTGGCTTTAATAAATATTTAATTTTCATTTAACTTTTATAAAAGTGCTTTTTCTGCCAAAATCAATAAAT encodes the following:
- a CDS encoding phosphatase PAP2 family protein, yielding MKIKYLLKPKNFFQHINKINLFFSSIALSFFIILSHLVLTGKLKTFDNNLLTTIHRILPSWFIYIAKASYFIGEAEVAVFIVLFSLGFLLWKKYWEEAQVIALSTLSILILIDKILKPFFDIPRPDNRLVENAFGNSFPSGHASGNLLLYFLLAYIFSQSFPKFKNYFYFIATFLIILMGISSAYLRVHWVTDILASYTIGYIMFSLSITLLKSSKSN